A stretch of Chionomys nivalis chromosome 2, mChiNiv1.1, whole genome shotgun sequence DNA encodes these proteins:
- the LOC130869379 gene encoding high mobility group protein B3-like, producing MVKGRSNSVRMAKGDPKKPKGKMSAYAFFVQTCREEHKKKNPEVPVNFAEFSKKCSERWKTMSGKEKSKFDEMAKADKVCYDWEMKDYGPAKGGKKKKDPNAPKRPPSGFFLFCSEFCPKIKSTNPGISIGDVAKKLGEMWNNLSDSEKQPYITEAAKLKEKYEKDVADYKSKGKFDGAKGPAKVARKKVEEEEEEEEEEEEEEEEEEDE from the coding sequence ATGGTGAAAGGAAGAAGCAATTCAGTCAGGATGGCTAAAGGTGACCCCAAGAAACCAAAGGGCAAGATGTCGGCTTATGCCTTCTTCGTCCAGACCTGCAGGGAAGAACATAAGAAGAAAAACCCCGAGGTCCCAGTCAATTTTGCGGAGTTTTCCAAGAAATGCTCTGAGAGGTGGAAGACAATGTCCGGCAAAGAGAAATCAAAGTTTGATGAAATGGCAAAGGCAGATAAAGTATGCTATGATTGGGAAATGAAAGATTATGGACCAGCTAAAGGAGGCAAGAAGAAGAAGGACCCTAATGCCCCCAAAAGACCACCGTCTGGATTTTTCTTATTCTGCTCTGAATTCTGCCCCAAGATCAAATCTACAAATCCTGGAATCTCCATTGGAGATGTGGCCAAAAAGCTGGGTGAGATGTGGAATAACTTAAGTGACAGTGAAAAGCAGCCTTACATTACCGAGGCCGCAAAGCTGAAGGAGAAGTATGAGAAGGATGTTGCTGACTATAAGTCCAAAGGGAAGTTTGATGGTGCCAAGGGTCCTGCTAAAGTTGCCCGGAAAAaggtggaagaagaagaggaggaggaagaagaggaagaagaggaggaggaagaggaggaagatgaataA